CAGCAATTAACCGGACGGCGGCCGTAATTGTTCCGGGAATTTCTTCAAAAAATCCCCCTTCAAAAAAAGCCCGGAAAGCGGCTCCGGGCACCTTGGGAGCACTCGCCAAACATCCTTAAAATATCCTTTATCTTCAAGAAGTTACAATGTGAAACCTGACGAAAAAATCAGGTGTTTCCCTCGACGGAAACCTGGGGAACGGGAGGGCGGACGCTTCGGAGATTTCAACAGGGCGGCATGAGCGGTTTTTTTTCAGAATTTTTTCTAAAAAAGGCCACCCGCACCCGCGCCCCGGCGCCGGTTGACGCGGAGAATGCCCGTTAAAAGGCCCCCTTATCTAGCCCTTCGCGATGGTCCGGCTATGCTCTCTCAGGAACTGCTGGACGTAATAAGGGCCGCAGCCTCCCTTTCCGGTGGAGCCGCTTCCCTTCCAGCCGACGAAAGACTGCACGCCCGGCCAGGCGCCCGTCGTCGCGCCCGCGCGGCGGTTGACGTAAACGGTGCCCGTCTGGATGTTGTCGAAGAAGTATTCGATGTCTTTTTCGTCCCGGGTGAAGAGGCCGGCCGTAAGGCCGTACTTCGCCTCGTTCGAGAGCTTGACGGCCTGCTTGAGGGAGTCCACGACGCCCACCATGACGATGGGCACGAACATCTCGTGGAAAAAGAGCTCGTGGTCGAGCGGCACGTCCGTGACGACGGTCGGCTGGACGAAGTAGCCCTTGTCGTAGGGCGGATCCTTCAGCAGCCCGCCCCCGTGGACGATTTTCCCGTCGCGCTTGAGCGTCTCGACGTAGCCGGCGAAATTGTCGCGGGCCTTGGCGTTGATGACCGGGCCCATGAACGTTTCGCGCTTGATAGTGTCGCCGACTTTTACGTTGCGCGTTTTTTCCAGAAGTTTCTCCAAAAACTCCTTCTCGACGCTCCGGTGCACGTATACGCGCGAGCAGGCGCTGCACTTTTGGTTCGTGAGGCCGAACGCCGAGCGCATCGCGCCTTCGGCGGCCGCTTCCAGGTCGGCCGACTCCATGACGATGGCGGGGTTCTTACCCCCCATCTCGGTGACGCAGGGGCGCGGATAATCCTTGCTGAACTTGTTGTAAAGCCTCAACCCGGCCTCCAGCGAGCCGGTGAAGGCGATGCCGTCCACGTTTTTCAAGATCACCCTTTCCACGTCCTTGCCGGGGCCGGTGAGGAAATTGAAGGCCGCGGGCGGCACTCCCGCTTCGCGGAACGCCTGGTAGAGGTAAAGCCCGCTCAGCGGCACGTCGGAGGAAGGTTTGAAGACGGCAGTGTTTCCGGTCACGAGGACGCCCGTGCTCATCCCCGCGGCGAGGGCGATCGGAAAGTTGAACGGGGAGATGACGGCCCACACGCCGTAGGGCCGGAGGACGCTTACGACGTCCTCGGTATCGCTTCCCATCCTGTGAACGAATCCCTGGGCATCCTCGACCTGCTTGGCGTAATAGCGCATCAGCGCGGTCGTCTCGCCCACCTCGCCGAACGCCTCCAGGCGGTTTTTCCCCGTCTCGTACGACAACACGGCCGCGATCTCGTGGGCGCGCTGCGTGACTATGTCCGCCGCCCGGCGCATGATGTCGGCTCGCTTCCGGTAGGGCGTCGCGCGCCACTTGGGAAAGGCCGCTCTCGCCGCGTTCAGCGCGCGGCGCGCCTCCTTGGCTCCGCCCTTTTGAAAATAGCCCAGCACCAAGCTGGTGTCGCAGGGCGAGGTGCTCGCAAACTCCTCCTCGCTTTTTATCTCCTTGCCCCGGATGTAGTGCGGGTGGTGCTTGCCGAACGTTTTCAGAACGTCCTCGGCGGCTTGCTCGAATTGGCTGTGAAACGCCTCGTCGGCCAGGCCGACCGTGGCGTAGGTTATTTCGGGAATTTTTTGTTCGCTCATGTCTATCCTGTCCTCATTTCTTTGTAGTGGTGCGTTTCCATGGGTTAAAAACTTCGTCGGTTCTTAAAATTGGTTTCGCCTGATGATAAAGGTATGCGCCGTAAGAATCAAGCCCCCTCATCGCGCTCGGGGTTTCGGCAAAGCGCCGCGAACCTTCGGTCGGCGCGGACGGGGCTTTCTCGCCGGAGACTACGCGCGCTTGCGGGGAGGGTCGAAGAACAGCGTCCTGACCACCGTCACCGTCACCTGCCGGGTCTGGTGCTCCACGCTGATGTCCATCTTGAGCCTGCCGCCGAGCGGGGCGCAGCGGGATTCCACGATGCCGAAGGCGATGTATTTCTTAAGCATCGGCGACCACGTTCCACTCGTCGCCCTGCCGACCTGCCGCCCGCCCGCGTAAAGCGGCTTGCTTACCCTCCAGGCCGCGCTCGGCACCTGCGGCGGAAGCCCCATGGCCTCGTGAAGGCTCTCGAATTCGTCCCAGTCGACCGCGAGGCCGACAAGCCGCCGCGGCGGCCCCTTGCGCTTTTCTTCGAGGAGCGCCCGGCGGCCGACGAAGTCGGCCCCCTTGTCGAGCTTGACCGTCCAATCGAGGCCGAGCTCGAACGGAGAATATTTCTGCGAGGGAATCAGCGCCCGCAGGGAGCTCGTGTAATCCACGTCGATCTGGATGAGGCCCGCTTCGATGCGGGCCACGTCGAGCGCCAGTATGCCGGCGGGCCGGATGCCGTACGCCTCTCCCGCGTCCATCAGGACGTCCCACACCCGCTCGGCGTCTTTCGCCGGCACCCAGATTTCGTAGCCGAGGTCGCCCGTGTAACCCGTGCGCGAGATTTCGACGGGGATGCCGTCCATCGCGGCGCGGGTGACGCGGAAAAATTTCAAGGAGTCCAGGTCGGCGTCGGAGACTCTCTTCAGGATGTCGCGCGACGTGGGCCCCTGAAGCGCGGCGGCGGCCACGTCGCGGCTTTCGTCCTCCAGCTCGACGTCCAGGCCGGCGGCGTTCATGTGGAACCACCGCAGGTTGGGCTCCGCCGCCGCGATGCGAAAGACGTTCTCGTCGAGGCGCTGCACGGTTCCGTCGTCCACCGTCTTCCCCTCGTCGTCGCACCAGGGGGTGTAAAACACCTGCCCGACGGCGCACTTCGTAAAATCCCTCGTGGCGACGCGGTCGACGAACCGCGCGGCGTCGCGGCCCCGAACCTTGTATTTGAAAAGCGGCGAGACGTCGATAAGGGCCGCCGAGTGGCGGATGGCGAAATACTCCGGCTCATGCAGAACTTCATAAGAGCACGCGGTGAAACAGCCGGCCCACTCACGCCAGTTCAGGCTTTTGCAGAGCGCCGATGTTCGAGAGTGAAAGGGGGTTCCGATTCCCATAGGCCGTTTTCCTCCTCCCGACAGATAGAGAATACTCCCCGCACGGAATCGCTGTCAAGGAACGTCGCCTCTGAATCGTCCCCGGTTTTCCGCGTTTCCACTCGCTTGCACTAGCATGAAAAAAAGCTCCTCCCCCTTGAGGGGGGGGAGGATATAAGGTGGGGGCGATGAGTTTAGTTTGTCCGTCCTTTCGGAGGGAAATCACGCTCTCCTTTGTCCCTGAAAAGCTTCTTGATTCCCGGAATGGCCTAATAGTATAATTTAGAAAGATTTGCAAGGGATGACGGAAGCCAACCACCGGAAGCCTGCTTGAGGCGTGAGTAGACCCATGGCCCAAACACCCCGGAGCCGTATCGAGGAGGATGTCTGGATTCCGACCTGTTGCGGGCAGTGCTACTGCATGTGCGGGGTCAAGGTCCGCCGCCAGAACGGCGTGGTGACGGAGATCGCCGGGAACCCCGATGCCCCGAGCGGCCGGGGCCATATCTGCGTCAAGGGACTCGCCTCGCCGCACCTGCTCTACGACCCGTACCGGGTGAACTACCCCCTCAAGCGCACCAATCCGGAAAAGGGGCTCGGGGTCGATCCGAAGTGGGAGCGGATCTCCTGGGAGGAGGCGCTCGACACCATCGTGAAAAAACTTCGGGAGTGCCGGGAGCGGGACCCGCGCGGGGCCTTCTTCCAGGCCACCACCACCCAGGCCTCGGAGATACGTTTCGGTGTCATCGGCTTCATGAAGGCGTTCGGGACGCCCAACTACTGGGTTTCCGGCGGCGGGCTGCACTGCGGCAACGGCGCCCACTTCATGAACGGCATCATGCACGCGGCGTGGTCGATCATCCCCGACTTCGCCCACTGCAACTACGCGTTGAACTTCGGATGCTCCAAGGGACACGGAGCCGGGCACACTGCCGTGCAGAACGCGACGCAGGCCGCCGACGCCCGCTTCCGCGGATGCAAAACCGTCGTCTTCGATCCGTTCCAGAGCGCCCAAGCCTCCAAGGCACACGAGTGGGTGCCCATCCGCGCCGGCACGGACGGCGCGCTGGCCCTTGGCCTGATCAACTCCCTTCTCAACGAACACGGCATCTACGACGCCGAGTACCTGATGTACAAGACGAACGCACCCTACCTGATACGGCCCTCGGACGGGCGCTACATGCGCGACCGGGAGACCGACAAGCCCCTGGTCTGGGACCGGGTCGACGACCGCCCCAAGGTCCACGACGACGAGTGCGTGACCCGGGTCGAGTACGAGGACGAGGCCCTCGAGGTGGCGCTCACCGGCACTTTCCGGGTCGACGGCGCGGACTGCCGCCCCGCGTTCGACCTGTTGAAGGAGCACGTCCGGAAATACACGCCGGAGTACGTCGAGAAGATAACCTGGGTGCCGGCGGCCACCGTCAGCCGCATCGCCAGGGAGTTCGGCGAGGCGGCGGAGATCGGCTCGAGCGTCACGATCGAGACGGCCGAGGGACCGAAGAGGATCCCGAAGCGGCCGGCGGCCACGCACTTCTTCCGGGGCTCGCAGGGACACGTCAACTCGGGCTGGACCTGTCTGTCCATCGACATGGTCAACCATATCGTCGGTGCGGCGGACACGTACGGCTCGGCCATGGGCCTGGGGGCCGCCGTCTGCAGCGGCTACGACCCAACCGGCAAGCCGAAGCAGATTCCGTACCCGTGTGACGACGGCATGATGATCTGTGGGGCCTGGGTGTACGACCACCTGCCCTATCCTCTGCACGAGCCCAAGCCGCCCCAGCGCTTGGACCTGCACGACATGTACCCGACGTCGATTTACAATGCCATCACCATCATGAGCCCGAAGTGGTTTGATCTCCTGGAGCAATTCAAGGTCCCCTACCGCCCGAAGCTCATGATCAACTTCGGGTCGAACTCGGTAATGACGATGGGGAACGCCGAGATTGTGACCGAGAACTTCCTCAAGAAGTTCGAGTTTGTCTTCTCCTTCCAGCTCTACGTCACGGAGTTCGAGGAGGCGGTGGCCGACATCGTGTTGCCGGATGCCTGCTACCTCGAGCGTCACACACCGGCGGTAAGCTTCCCCTCGACGTTCTCCCACCCACAGGGTGAGGACGACTGGGGGTGGACCATCCGTCAGCCCGTTGTGGACCCGCTCTTCGAGAGGCGGGACTTCAACGNNNNNNNNNNNNNNNNNNNNNNNNNNNNNNNNNNNNNNNNNNNNNNNNNNNNNNNNNNNNNNNNNNNNNNNNNNNNNNNNNNNNNNNNNNNNNNNNNNNNAGTCATCCGCACGGTAAGGAAAAACCGCGGCCTTCCCGAAGAACCCCCCAAGCAAGGATTCCGCGCCGAAACGAGGGGCGAGCGTCCTTTTGTTTCCAAAGGGAATGCTTTCCTTCATGAGACGCCTCGATTCCAATCGGAGATTGATGTAAACGGGTTAAGATATTTCGCGCAAGGAAATAAGGAAAAACCCGATTTCGAGATTCTTTCCGTCCAGTTCGAGCAAGGAGGTGTTTCGCAAACGGTGTTTGGAAAAGGCCGCCTGGAGGAGCACGCGCCCGGCCTGCTTCAGGGAGAAACGCGCGACGGCGTTACGTCTTATGCGAGAAACCGCGGCGAGGGAGGGATAGAAATCTACTGGACGATCGACGAGCCGATCGGCCCCGAAGCTTCGGCGTTGAGCGTGCGTCTTGCGATTCGGGCCGCGGGTGAGCCGCGGGAGCATCCGGAGGGGCTGGTGTTTCCAGCCCGGCAAGAGGAAGGCCAAATTACTTTATCCAACGTAACCGTGGTTGACGCAGCGGGACGGCGGGAGCGGGTTCGGCCTTCGCTTGCAACCGGCAGCGAAGTCCTGTTCGAGGTGCAGCACGAATTTCTTGAAAACGCCCAATATCCCGTCCTGATCGACCCGACGGTGGGGCCGGAGTTTCCCGTGGGGCCGAGTCCGGTGATTGAGCCGGCAGCATTAAACCAAACTCATCCCTCCGTGGCTTCGAACGGAACGGATTATTTTGTGGCATGGGTATCGAAAGTTAGCCTTAGCTGTTATCAGATTTATGGCGCCCGCGTAAGTGCAGATGGGATCGTTCTCAATCCATCCGGAATTGCAATTGCATCTTCTTGTTTATCCGAGGCGCCTTCCGTTGCTTCCAATGGGATCGACTACTTTGTAGTATGGCATGAACCCGGTGGCGATTTTACGCAGGACATCTATGGAAAGCGAGTCGTGCCATGCTGTACCTCACAAATTACAATTTCAAGTGCGACCGGCAACCAGTTGTATCCTTCAATTGCCTCGGACGGAACGGACTACTTCGTTGCATGGCAAGATTACCGAAACGGGCTCTCCGACATCTACGGGGCGCGGATGACATCGGGGGGAAGCGTTCTCGATCCTGCGGGCATCGCCGTCTCTACAGCGGGGGATAACCAAGAGCGTCCCTCGGCAACTTCAAACGGGACGGACTATTTCGTCGCGTGGCATGACTGGCGGAATTCTGCTATCACGGGCTACGACATCTACGGGGCACGGGTGCGGGCGTCCGATGGCTTGCTCCTTGACGGCCCGCCTGACACGGGAGGCATCGCCGTCTCCACGGCAGCAGACGAT
The DNA window shown above is from Acidobacteriota bacterium and carries:
- a CDS encoding aldehyde dehydrogenase family protein, with the translated sequence MSEQKIPEITYATVGLADEAFHSQFEQAAEDVLKTFGKHHPHYIRGKEIKSEEEFASTSPCDTSLVLGYFQKGGAKEARRALNAARAAFPKWRATPYRKRADIMRRAADIVTQRAHEIAAVLSYETGKNRLEAFGEVGETTALMRYYAKQVEDAQGFVHRMGSDTEDVVSVLRPYGVWAVISPFNFPIALAAGMSTGVLVTGNTAVFKPSSDVPLSGLYLYQAFREAGVPPAAFNFLTGPGKDVERVILKNVDGIAFTGSLEAGLRLYNKFSKDYPRPCVTEMGGKNPAIVMESADLEAAAEGAMRSAFGLTNQKCSACSRVYVHRSVEKEFLEKLLEKTRNVKVGDTIKRETFMGPVINAKARDNFAGYVETLKRDGKIVHGGGLLKDPPYDKGYFVQPTVVTDVPLDHELFFHEMFVPIVMVGVVDSLKQAVKLSNEAKYGLTAGLFTRDEKDIEYFFDNIQTGTVYVNRRAGATTGAWPGVQSFVGWKGSGSTGKGGCGPYYVQQFLREHSRTIAKG
- a CDS encoding aminomethyltransferase family protein; amino-acid sequence: MGIGTPFHSRTSALCKSLNWREWAGCFTACSYEVLHEPEYFAIRHSAALIDVSPLFKYKVRGRDAARFVDRVATRDFTKCAVGQVFYTPWCDDEGKTVDDGTVQRLDENVFRIAAAEPNLRWFHMNAAGLDVELEDESRDVAAAALQGPTSRDILKRVSDADLDSLKFFRVTRAAMDGIPVEISRTGYTGDLGYEIWVPAKDAERVWDVLMDAGEAYGIRPAGILALDVARIEAGLIQIDVDYTSSLRALIPSQKYSPFELGLDWTVKLDKGADFVGRRALLEEKRKGPPRRLVGLAVDWDEFESLHEAMGLPPQVPSAAWRVSKPLYAGGRQVGRATSGTWSPMLKKYIAFGIVESRCAPLGGRLKMDISVEHQTRQVTVTVVRTLFFDPPRKRA
- a CDS encoding molybdopterin-dependent oxidoreductase, which translates into the protein MAQTPRSRIEEDVWIPTCCGQCYCMCGVKVRRQNGVVTEIAGNPDAPSGRGHICVKGLASPHLLYDPYRVNYPLKRTNPEKGLGVDPKWERISWEEALDTIVKKLRECRERDPRGAFFQATTTQASEIRFGVIGFMKAFGTPNYWVSGGGLHCGNGAHFMNGIMHAAWSIIPDFAHCNYALNFGCSKGHGAGHTAVQNATQAADARFRGCKTVVFDPFQSAQASKAHEWVPIRAGTDGALALGLINSLLNEHGIYDAEYLMYKTNAPYLIRPSDGRYMRDRETDKPLVWDRVDDRPKVHDDECVTRVEYEDEALEVALTGTFRVDGADCRPAFDLLKEHVRKYTPEYVEKITWVPAATVSRIAREFGEAAEIGSSVTIETAEGPKRIPKRPAATHFFRGSQGHVNSGWTCLSIDMVNHIVGAADTYGSAMGLGAAVCSGYDPTGKPKQIPYPCDDGMMICGAWVYDHLPYPLHEPKPPQRLDLHDMYPTSIYNAITIMSPKWFDLLEQFKVPYRPKLMINFGSNSVMTMGNAEIVTENFLKKFEFVFSFQLYVTEFEEAVADIVLPDACYLERHTPAVSFPSTFSHPQGEDDWGWTIRQPVVDPLFERRDFN